In one Bactrocera tryoni isolate S06 chromosome 5, CSIRO_BtryS06_freeze2, whole genome shotgun sequence genomic region, the following are encoded:
- the LOC120778616 gene encoding RYamide receptor-like, with product MDEFPVLQIPDDEVLEEEEFERLYTAPIVVVIILSLFYGSISILAIIGNSLVIWVVITARQMRTVTNTYIANLAVADVIIGLFCIPFQFQAALLQRWNLPWFMCAFCPFVQTVSVNVSVFTLTAIAIDRHRAIINPLRARPSKYISKFILFGIWLSAFIFASPIAIAFRVEVIHERYREDGVIYNVTRPFCANINLSDEQLKAYRYALVIVQYCVPCCVISFVYVQMAVKLWLTETPGNAEDTRDMALMRNKKKVIKMLIVVVIVFGICWLPLQLYNVLYVTIPEVNEYHFISIIWFCCDWLAMSNSCYNPFIYGIYNEKFKREFNKRFNLCFCKFRTNNDAHDRTLSMHTRATSLRSNFANSSMRIRSNLYAEAGAGQSKSDIYYTYRYANMRPGRNGSNASAYNIIALPRKTMQTSECSKTNTELHNAAAAAAAGNGQSVPQWRRNNFKPLYPDVIECEDDLDTLMHSTPTSEEPNSSSAGSNKVNMNAGPGFIFKTTGKR from the exons ATGGATGAATTTCCCGTCTTACAAATACCTGATGATGAAGTACTCGAGGAGGAGGAATTCG AACGTCTTTACACCGCTCCTATTGTAGTTGTCATAATACTCTCCTTATTTTACGGCAGCATCAGCATTTTAGCAATCATTGGCAACTCATTAGTCATTTGGGTGGTGATAACGGCCCGACAAATGCGTACCGTCACCAACACATACATAGCAAACTTGGCTGTTGCCGATGTCATCATTGGACTCTTCTGTATACCGTTTCAG TTTCAAGCAGCTCTTTTACAGCGTTGGAACTTACCCTGGTTTATGTGTGCCTTTTGTCCTTTCGTGCAAACGGTGAGCGTAAATGTTTCCGTTTTTACATTAACCGCCATTGCGATTGATCGACATCGTGCTATCATCAATCCTTTAAG AGCACGTCCttcgaaatatatttcaaaatttattctgTTTGGCATTTGGTTATCGGCCTTCATATTCGCTAGCCCAATCGCCATAGCATTTCGTGTGGAAGTTATCCATGAACGGTATAGAG AGGACGGTGTCATCTACAATGTGACACGACCCTTCTGCGCGAATATCAATCTCTCGGACGAACAGCTGAAGGCTTACCGTTATGCGCTTGTTATCGTACAATACTGTGTGCCCTGCTGTGTCATCTCCTTCGTCTACGTACAAATGGCTGTGAAACTGTGGCTCACCGAAACGCCAGGCAACGCCGAGGATACAAGAGACATGGCGTTAATGCGAAATAAGAAGAAG GTCATAAAAATGCTCATCGTTGTTGTGATTGTGTTCGGCATCTGCTGGCTACCCTTGCAGCTATATAATGTGCTGTATGTGACTATACCAGAAGTTAATGAATACCACTTTATCAGCATAATATGGTTTTGCTGCGATTGGTTGGCGATGAGCAATAGCTGCTACAATCCCTTCATTTATGGCATTTACAAT GAAAAATTCAAACGTGAATTCAATAAACGTTTCAATTTGTGCTTTTGCAAATTTCGCACCAACAATGATGCCCACGACCGCACCTTGTCTATGCATACGAGAGCCACCTCATTGCGCTCGAACTTTGCCAATTCGTCGATGCGTATACGTAGCAATTTATATGCCGAAGCTGGTGCTGGACAAAGCAAATCAGACATTTACTACACATATCGTTATGCAAATATGCGACCGGGTCGGAATGGCAGTAATGCGTCAGCCTACAATATTATAGCTTTGCCTCGTAAAACAATGCAAACGAGTGAATGCAGCAAGACTAATACCGAGTTGCATaacgccgctgctgctgctgctgcgggtAATGGTCAGAGTGTGCCGCAATGGCGGCGTAACAACTTCAAGCCGCTGTATCCAGATGTAATTGAATGTGAAGATGACTTGGACACGCTGATGCACTCGACACCCACATCAGAGGAGCCGAATTCCAGCTCGGCGGGCAGTAATAAAGTGAATATGAATGCCGGACCGGGCTTCATATTTAAAACTACAGGGAAAA GATAA